CGACAGGTGGCGCCGCTGGTGGGAAGCCAAGAAGACCATAGCAAACCAAAGCCTGATACCAAGAAGGCAGGTGGGGCCTCGGCTGGTACCACCAAAGCTGGCAAGCCAGCAAGTGTTGCTAAACCAGGAGCCAAGAAGGTCAAAGGTCCCGCTGGAGCAAAGAAAGAAGGAGCCAAGAAGGCCGGAGCCCCAGGTACCAGCAAGAAGGGAGCACCTGGGGCCAAGAAGCGTGCGGGAAAGAAGGGCGCTCTTGCTGGTAAGAAGAGAGCACGTGAGGCCAAGAAGGATGCTGGAAAGAAGGGAGCTCTTGCTGGTAAGAAGGAAGCACCGGGAGCCAAGAAGGATGCAAGAAAGAAGAGGGCTGCTTCTGGCAAGAATCAGCTGACCAAGGGAGGCAATAAGTTGGACGCCAAGAAGCTGAGCATGGCCACCTCAAAGGGCAAGAAACTTGCAAAGTCAAGGGAGGAAAGAAGGGCCCCGCCAAGAAGGCTACAAAGACTTCATTGCAGGTAATTGCCcctgaagaatttaaattgttctagtaagggggttagtgccgtttgTGTGCCTCGTAcagtgcactgtagtcattacttaataAGGCTCTTTGCAACGTCTCTTCAGCCCCTAtctacaacccttttcattcctcttcttgtacctctttctttcatcttactttccccaaacctctcctaacattgtttcatagtgcaactgctttgagctTTTCCTCCTTTAACACCTTTAagtaaacctttttattctcagtttccctttcagcacagAATGATCTCAGagttcccagtgcttgcctttagcctaaattttatatttcattccattcaatTATTTTGACTTACATTTCCTGACTATAGAAAAtccgcctttcaaacctttttttactctgtttccccttcagcgatgaatgaccccataggtcccagtgcgtagTCTCTGGCTGAagttgtatattccattccattccattaagtTGACTGTTAAGTTTTCTGACTATATAAAAAGTCCAGTTGTCTGATTGTCCTACAtaataatagtattcttttaTTGTCGAGtaattctttccttttgtttccaGGTTGTAAAGGGATGTATGGGCATTAGAGTAAGGAAGATCAGGATTTTCGCCAGATTCTGCTGCCCCAAGACCTTGAGACTTCAAGAGCCCCAATATCCTTGCTTCTCAAGACCAAGAAAGAGCAAGTAAGTCTTTGAGTTTAGCCTTCATAGTTTCACCTCATGAGGTTGAAGTTTCGATTACCTTGACAGATTATGAATTGGTAATGTTTTCAAGGGTGAGTCAGTGTGAATTTAGTATGTTTACAAGAAATTGCTACTAAGAATTCACCCTCCAAGCACAATGTGGTTCCCATAGGGGCTAGTGTACCTCAAGTGGTGTGCTGTACgcattactttaaggttcattgcagcatcccttcgggccctagctgttGCACCCACTTTTCAACCTTTTACTTGATCTATGTTCCCactttccaaccactccaactccctcttttcaccttaagcaccgaatggctgaaagtgctccaGTGTTTGGCCTGATAGCCAAATTTTCGTTAAATGATTAATCATAATATGGTTTTTTTGAGATGTATCAGAGGAGAATTGTAAGAGTCGACAGGCATACCTTCAAGGAGGCTTAAACATATTTTGAAACTACATCCTTCTCATTGTTCCCATTAATATTAAATGGTATATCCATATTACAACCTGGTTAAATAATGGCTGATTGAgtgtatttatttactgatgtttGGTCCAAGTTTGCAGCAGATTGGGAAGTTGAAGAAGGAATCAATAAACAGGAGAATTAAATGGATTTTAAAGAACAGAGTCAGCACAGTACTTATTAAATATGATGTCACTAGACTACCAGCTGTTGCTTTTGTAAGTCTTAAGGATATATTCCAGAGGATTTCTTTAGAAAACAGGTGAAAGTttgtctttattatcattattattattattattattattattattttttttttttttttttttagagggtctatcacagtcatcctatttgaccgGGTGgattttatagtgtggggttcccagttgcattctgcctccttaggagtccatcacttttcccactatgtgcgctgtttctagtagcacacttttctgcatgagtcctggagctacttcggcatctagtttttccagattccttttcagtgatcttgggatcgtgcctagtgttcccatgattgtgggtacaatttccacttgcatattccatatccttcttattttgattttcaggtctggatacttatcagttttttctctttctttctcatctactctggtgtcccatggtattgcgacatcaatgagtgatactttcttcatgattttgtcaatcagcgtcacgtctggtctactggcaggTATCGCCTTATCTGCTCGgatgccatagtcccagaggatctttgcccgatcgttttctatcactccttcaggttggtgttcgtaccacctattgctgcaagctagctggtgtttcttgcacaggctccagtggagggcttttgctactgaatcatgcctctttttgtactggttctgtgcaagcgccggacatttaCTTGCCATGTGGTTTATGGTCCCGTCTtgcatattgcacttcctgcatatgggtgagatgttatttccatctactgttctCTGGAcgtatctggttcttagggcctgatcttatgccactgttagcattccttctgtttccttcttgagttctacCCTctatagccattgccatgtttcatcgcccagttcttttgtctgtctcatgtaatgtccgtgcattggtttgttgtgccattcctctgttctgtttttcattctcctgtctctgtatatttctgggtcttcgtgcACTTTtgtcagtccttcttcccatgcactccttagccactcatcttcactggttctgagatattgccccagtgctctgctgtcgatgttgacgcagttctctgtgcttagtagccctctcccccttcctttcgtgttatgtatagtctgtctgtatttgcccttgggtgtagtgctttgtatattgtcatgtgttttctagttttctggtctatgctgcagagttcagccttcgtccactccccTACTCCTGCGCtgcatctgattactggtactccccatgtgtttatggctttcgtcatgtttctggcgttgaatttttacttcagtatcaccttaagtctctgcatatattctttcctgatcgtgtccttcatctcttggtgttttatatcctctcctattattcccaggtatttgtatcctgccTCATGTATGTGTTTGATGCTCTTCCCAtttggtagctttatcccttcagtccttgttactctgcctttttgtatgttgaccaaggcacatttttctattccaaactccatcctgatgtccctagatacaatccttacaatctggattagggtatctatttccttgatgctcttaccgcACAgtttgatgtcgtccatgaacatcagatggataattctgttgcctcctttcttgagttggtacccagcatccatcttctgcagtacttttgtcatgggaatcatggctactatgaagatTAGTgggggacagtgagtcaccttgaaagatccctctcctgatgttaacctctgctagtcctATCCCAGAGcttttaagtacagtactgtattccagttgcgcattgtatttttaaggaagctgatggtgttttcctctgccccatatattttcaggctttctattagccacgtgtacGGTATTGATGTCGAAGCTTTCTTGTGGTCAATCCATGCCGTGCATAGGTTAGTTCTCATTCtgttactattcttcattactatTTTGTCTATGAGGAGCTGGTCTtatgtgcccctacacttccttctgcagcctttctgttggtggggaatggtgtttgtatcctctaggtagttgtatagcttTCACTGATAATGCCTGTTAGtgacttccacattattggtaggcaggtgataggcctgtagttacttgctatatttcccttgctcttgtctttctgtactaaggatgttcttcctgtggtcatccatttgggcgtatggtggtttgtgatacaatgctggagttgttctgctgttcgtgggtgtagggccttgaagtttttgagccagtatccgtggacttcattgggacctggggctttccagttgggcattttctttagttggtgtctgactgtgtctgttgtGATCTCAGtggatctttgttttattctctccatttcttctgccttgatttcctggagcctgTTGTATGTTCGTTGTGTGGTACCGGATTTcaccatatgttttcccagagtctcttacttggttcagcttcaggaatttcctggtggttgcctttccctcttagttggctgtatagtcttttctggttggttccgaagagtttgttctgttggtaacCTTTATTCCTATTCATAtaccattggatcttatgtgctttggctttaaacCTCTGTtgtatatcttctattgtgttctttgttttatatcttcttttgtgtttagtcccttctctgtactttgtatttcttattCAGTTCCTCTCATGTTTTCTTGCTCCTTAgtctcttttctgccatctcgtGCAGTTTActgaagtcagatctcatcgccatgatttgtttttcctcccaccttttccaagttggttgctgttttggtttctgttgggttggttgtgatggtggtttggtgtttgtatccccatgaggtctactactagtcttgctcctgcatatgccaggttatttgtttctgtgatactggtggtgtggattagtctcattacagtatttcattaacttcactcatttttcccttagtttctttgtgttgtaggctttcatggaggggatctttgttctttctgtatctggcttcattcattgtctgatcttttccacccattctgacctctctgttacatctccggtgtttcctcgtgtgtcaTTGTtcggtagctcatcattcctgacGTTTTCTGTGTCAACGTCTCTTAgctcgtcttcttgtccttcattgctgggtgttatttctctttccagttcctctctttctgctgTGGAGagtcagttctttttctttatgttccttacttggtctgccagcccctgtgctgtttgaggggtgttatttctctcattccagatgttgtccagtcttcttctgtatcctctttctgtcgggttgcttctgatgtagcagaTCTTCGGAGACTGTGGGGAACTCCGACTTTGGATCTCTTTGCAACTTCCAAAAGCCATCGTCTGCCTCTTTTTTTCGTTCACCAGTTCTAGACCCCTTAGCTTGGGCGATggatgccatgttgcaggactggtcaaaCAAAGACCATTCGGGATGATACAAGAAGCCCCGAACAAGTTTCGTTCACACCAAAATGTGTCAGTGACACTAATAGCCCCATCCTGGCCTCttatgggaatggttcccgaatATTCTGGATATGTTGGTAGACTTTCCATGGTTTCTACTACAAAAATGcagtctgctcagacaaccccacttcagatGGTTCCATCAAGGGTTGTCAAATTTAGTGCTGACAGGTTACAGAGCTAagggattttcaaaggcagttgcAGACTCTGTTGGGGTAAtttggggggagagtggactttggctcaggaCTTAGTAGGCCAGGTTCTCCGGAAATGGCCAGCAGCGGTAGATTTATTTGCGACGAGATGGAACCATCGTTTTCCAGTGTACTTTTCACCACTAGCGGACtccatgtcgataggcaccgatGCCATGCTACAAAATTGGAATCAAATGCAGgtatatgcctttcctccattcggGCTCATTCATCAAGTGATCAGGAAATTGCAGGAAAGTGTCAATATGGATATGACCctaatagctccttgctggccccaACGTCCTTGGTTTCCGAACTCCTAGAGCTTCTCACGGAAGTTCCATGTTCCTGCCCATGAAAGATCTTCTTAAACAACCCCAATTCCATCATTATCACCCAAACCTCACATGCTGACCCTAGTTGCATGGCGACTCATCGAAACGAGCAGCTAGACAAACCAGACTCTCTAAAGCtgtggctagacagctttctctcagcttgagaaagtcaacccacaAACTTTACCAATTCAGATGGACAATGTATACTGTAGAAGTTGGTGTCGTATGGAAGGTC
The Macrobrachium rosenbergii isolate ZJJX-2024 unplaced genomic scaffold, ASM4041242v1 13908, whole genome shotgun sequence genome window above contains:
- the LOC136838021 gene encoding cylicin-2-like, translating into MLQAEQHLASQEERQVAPLVGSQEDHSKPKPDTKKAGGASAGTTKAGKPASVAKPGAKKVKGPAGAKKEGAKKAGAPGTSKKGAPGAKKRAGKKGALAGKKRAREAKKDAGKKGALAGKKEAPGAKKDARKKRAASGKNQLTKGGNKLDAKKLSMATSKGKKLAKSREERRAPPRRLQRLHCRL